From a single Pseudochaenichthys georgianus unplaced genomic scaffold, fPseGeo1.2 scaffold_453_arrow_ctg1, whole genome shotgun sequence genomic region:
- the cbln2b gene encoding cerebellin-2b has translation MVPARCPGPCAALALVLLLGCGVVFCGQNDTEPIVLEGKCLVVCDSNPSSDGVTSSLGISVRSAGAKVAFSAVRGTNHEPSDMSNTSMTIYFDQVLVNIGNHFDLKASVFLAPRRGIYSFSFHVVKVYNRQTIQVNLLQNDYPVISAFAGDQDVTREAASNGVLLMVEREDRVSLKLERGTLMGGWKYSTFSGFLVFPL, from the exons ATGGTGCCCGCACGCTGCCCGGGACCCTGTGCCGCCCTGGCACTGGTCCTCCTCTTGGGATGCGGCGTGGTTTTCTGCGGCCAGAACGACACGGAGCCCATCGTGCTGGAGGGGAAGTGTCTCGTGGTGTGCGACTCGAACCCCTCTTCGGACGGGGTCACCTCCTCACTTGGCATATCAGTCCGCTCCGCTGGCGCAAAGGTGGCTTTCTCCGCCGTGCGTGGAACCAACCACGAGCCATCAGATATGAGCAACACGTCTATGACCATCTACTTTGACCAG GTTTTAGTGAACATCGGCAACCATTTCGATCTCAAAGCAAGTGTGTTCCTGGCTCCGAGGAGGGGGATCTATAGTTTCAGCTTCCACGTGGTGAAGGTGTACAACAGACAAACCATACAG GTGAACTTGCTGCAGAATGATTATCCGGTGATCTCAGCCTTCGCCGGGGACCAGGACGTGACGAGAGAGGCGGCCAGTAACGGAGTACTGCTGATGGTGGAGCGCGAGGACCGTGTCTCTCTGAAGCTGGAGCGAGGCACCTTAATGGGCGGATGGAAATACTCCACCTTCTCAGGCTTTCTAGTCTTTCCTCTATAA